Part of the Vigna angularis cultivar LongXiaoDou No.4 chromosome 1, ASM1680809v1, whole genome shotgun sequence genome, gatTCGAGTTGTAACATCAGACGACTTAAAAtcgaaatttattaaaattgcgacttaattgataaaattataaatatataattttacatcgtatttctaattcaaattttactattaaaaatatacatgaCATTcgcttttattatataataattaaaattaaatccaaatttctaattattattaaagtaaaaaatattattaaatttatagaaatatataatttcaaaaagtaattataaaaatggTTATAAAATTTGCAAAATAATTAtagcataatatatatttatatatagagtGATGTTTTGGTgtcaaacatttattttttaactttattggTGAACTTTAAAATGGTATGAAAATAATCcagatgaaataataatttaaaaaaattaaattttattaagataaattttaactcatatttttatatatttatatgataaattttattttacaaaaataaaattttcacccatatatattattaactcGTTTGATCTTTAGTCAATAAGACAAAACTTCTAAcatttaaattagaataattatattattaattttataaaatttaaccattttttaaatttaaccacTTTTTAATTACAGaagtattttcaaaataaataaaaaattatttacaataaaattataaatattatctatatttaactttataattataatactaaaaataacaacaataaatttattgtttttaatcatcatacaaaaaataaatacatgtgtttttcctatttttatattaataagacTAAAATCAATATGTAACATTTACCaagtaattaacaaaaaaaatcatattaataattataaatattaaaaggaaaaaaaaatctcatactTACAAATAAAATGCAAAATGGAATAAATGCCTTGTTAACAGTGTAGAAGGTTGATACAACATTGATAtctgaaaaaaaggaaaatttatttAGACATTGTTAGTgtctattttattcaatttcaaCTAAATGCCTTAACATTGTTAgagaattagattatttattaataaaaaaataaaaaagtataaaaatctaacaaaaaagtataaaaatatacaataaataatagaaagaagataaaaaatatagtttaattttttattaattacattaGATTTATTCGATCAAACAGACGCAGCATCCAATAAAAATGTAGACAGCAGTGTGGTGAGTCCactaataaataaacaaaaaagaagaagtaaaaagttagaaaaagaAGAGACAGGAAGACGCGCAGTGGCagttaatttaaaagattaattaaagaaagataaaaagaaaggaaCAAGGAAGAAAGAACTCGCAGTGGCAGTTGGAGATGTGTCCTATATATCCTAGGAATGTGCTTCAATCGTGAACGCAAATCAGATCCTCTCTCTATCTGTCTCTCTCATTTCAATTCAATTCAAggtcttctccttttcttttcttctttttcttcttccattcgCCAACACTAaggtctctctctctctctatatatatatacatatgtatatatctaACTCTATGTCTCTGTACCTTCTATTCTATTTCCCAATTCCACCTTCACCTCTCTCTATGCAGTTTCTTCATTCTTCTCCTTTATTTTTCGAtcaagatttattttattttattttattttgaggcCTTCTTTCGACAATTCATCGTCTCGAAACTTGAAGATAAAACCTTTCTGCACCTTACGCATTAACGCCTGTCTGAATTCTGCAAATTCATGCATTGTTTTGCTCATGATTTTCCACTTCTTGACAACTCCTTTGTCGGTTAGCTTTagaatttaattcttttttttaaggTTTCACGTTTTTAGGGTTAGGTTACTGCTTGCTTGTTATTCCTGTTCCGGTCACTATTCGTAGACCGGGAGTATCATCTTCATACTTGgaattgaaattcaaattttagttCAGGGTTATGTGACATTGGGTGTTTGTTTGTATATTTTCGTACGGGGTGAAATTGACGAGTTTTCTGATTTTTACCTCCCACCATTTGTTTAGCAGGAATCGGTAACATAGGGAACAATGGCTCGACAACAGGGGGACGAAATGGATTATGCCGCTGACGATAATGAAATGGCGGATGCAGAAGATGATATATATTTTCGGGGCAGAGTGTTTGGTGATTCAGAGTCCGAATCCGATGAGGATGATGAATATGAATCAATGGTTGGTCTCCCCTCATAAGTAAAATGTTCATGCCTTTTGGTTTTGTCTTATGTGCTTCATCTACGATTACATGagtaaaattttatgaaatggCTTTGACATAATCTTTCCTTTCTGATTGCCCTTGTTGGGTTGCGGGTTCTTGCTTCTCCGTTGCAGGAAAATCGAATGACAGACACCACTGCTGCAGAAGCTAGGAAAGGAAAGGATATTCAAGGTATACCTTGGGATAGACTGAGCATTAGTCGTGAGAAGTATAGACAAACTAGACTAGAACAGTACaagaattatgaaaatataCCTCAATCAGGCGAACTGTCAGAAAAGGTATACTGTGTTTTACTCGAGTTCTGTGGCATTTGAGTAATGCTTTTTAgggatttttatctttttcacatCTATTCATCTCTTGCCTACAGGAATGCTCACCAACAGATAAGGGAGGAAAGTATTATGATTTCTGGCAAAACACTAGATCTGTGAAATCAACAATACTTCATTTCCAAGTACGTTTATATACTAATGAATTCTATTGAATGACTTCAGATGATGCGATAAATATTAGACTATTACCTCCTTGAAATTCAGCGTGCCATGTTCAATGAATTAACTTATGTTAATGGGATACCTCCAATCTGTCATTTGCAGTTGAGGAATTTGGTGTGGTCAACATCTAAACATGATGTGTATCTTGTTTCGAGTTACTCAATTATACACTGGTCTTCTTTAAGTTCCAAGAAATCAGAAATACTGAATGTAGCAGGGCATGTAGCTCCATGCGAGGTAATCATTTAGGCAATCCTTTGTTATCAAAAGAATCACTTAGAATCTAGAAATGAAATTAAGCCGTTTGTGCCTGTTGGTGATAGAAACATCCTGGAAGCCTTTTGGAAGGATTTACTCAGACACAGATTAGTACACTGGCTGTGCGGGATAATTTGTTGATTGCTGGGGGTTTTCAAGGAGAACTTATTTGCAAGGTACTTCTACTATTATGGGGGTTGTAGTTGTCATTCTTGTTCCTTATATGTTTAGTATTTGTCATTGTTTATTTTGGACGCACTATTGCTACACACCATGCAGGATACTTGGTCACTATTATTTATTGTactgaatattttatttcttgctTTGGATGTTCTATCAAGATTACGAATTTTATACTCTATATATTTGTTAGATTTTTACATTGTTTTTAAATGGTATAGAAATCATTTTGCCTTAAAATGGATATGATTAATTGAACAATTACCGACTAGCCAAACTGAATAATATGAATTCATTCTCAATCATTTGAACTTTGTTTTCATTCCATATAATTTAAAGTTCTTGACTGATTAAATGATACATCTTGTCTTGCAGTACATAGATCGACCGGGGGTTAGTTTTTGTTCAAGAACTACTTATGATGACAATGCAATAACAAATGCTGTTGAGATATATGAGCATCCAAGGTCTTGATTCTCTGctctactattttcttttattttctttatttattttggatcTTTAATGATTCATATGGTGCTAACAATTATTAATCACAAACAATATTAACAGTTAATTGATATCTCGATGGAGCTGTTCATttcactatttttctttttttttctctgtttattTTGGATCTTTATTGATTCATATGGTGCTAGCAATTATTGGTCACAAAGGATGCTAACAATTAATTGATATCTCAGTGGAGCTGTTCATTTCATGGCTTCGAATAATGACTGTGGAGTTCGAGACTTTGACATGGAAAAATTTCAGCATTCCAAGCATTTTTCCTTCTCTTGGCCTGTAAATGTAAGTCTTTATTTGGTCAAGTTtctaattttgtataaaatttcCATGTGggatttgtttttttcttattgaaAGCAGTTTAGTAATTCTGTCAGTCCGCAATCCGTTAATGGTTGGGGTGTCAAAAGCCCGTCGATGGAGTGTTGCCAGCGCACACACTAAATTGTCTATAGTTAACCTACCCTGGCCAGCCTGAAAATAAAGCTAATTCACAAACCATACAAACTATATAGatatatgtgtgtatgtatgtatatctCCAAACCAACAATCAAGTGTCACAGCCATACATCATAGCTTAGGCCCCTTGGCATAAACATGTTTTAATAGTTCATCTAGGAATCATGTAATTCATACATAGTAGTTATCGTAACTTTTCAACATCACAGTTGTATAGTTAGTATATCCAATGGTAGAACCTACAACTCAAAATAAAGAGATTTTTGCTTCTATATTTATCCCTATAGCTGCATTATAGTTGATAGACACCAAAGAAAGTCACCAAATCCCCCAATTTATAGGGCTTAGGATTTTAAGGAAATAACAAGATTCCTAATATTTAAGGAAACCGATTACTAATCTAAGTTCTAAATGATCACATCGATTTATGGGTTTACTTTGGAAGAGCTTCTAATAGAGATTTTTGAGGGATGGGTGTTTCTCTTTAAACTCAAATCACCTTCCCCATACTTATATTGTCTCATGGGTGTAGGGAGTTTTGAAACAATGGAAAGAGAAGAGTGGGGAGAatggaaggaagaaaaatatgaaaatgggGTGGAGAAAGGAGGTTATGTGAAGGGGGGTGGGTGGGTTCAGGGGGAGACACCAAATGAAACTTTAACTTGACAAACCTTTGAGCTCTACTATTATTAAGGAAACTTCAAACAGAATAGTAGAATAGTAATGGGGAAATTTTTAAGCTTAAAAAGGAGATAGAATTGAAAGCATg contains:
- the LOC108323879 gene encoding uncharacterized WD repeat-containing protein C2A9.03; the protein is MARQQGDEMDYAADDNEMADAEDDIYFRGRVFGDSESESDEDDEYESMENRMTDTTAAEARKGKDIQGIPWDRLSISREKYRQTRLEQYKNYENIPQSGELSEKECSPTDKGGKYYDFWQNTRSVKSTILHFQLRNLVWSTSKHDVYLVSSYSIIHWSSLSSKKSEILNVAGHVAPCEKHPGSLLEGFTQTQISTLAVRDNLLIAGGFQGELICKYIDRPGVSFCSRTTYDDNAITNAVEIYEHPSGAVHFMASNNDCGVRDFDMEKFQHSKHFSFSWPVNHTSLSPDAKLLVIVGDNPEGLLVDSQTGKTVKSLSGHLDYSFASAWHPDGHIFATGNQDKTCRVWDVRNLSKSVAVLKGNLGAIRSIRFTSDGRFMAMAEPADFVHVYDVKSGFEKEQEIDFFGEISGVSFSPDTESLFVGVWDRTYGSLLQYNRRRNYKYLDCV